The genomic interval CGCTGCCGGTTCCCTATCCGGTGAACAGCAGCAATCTGGCCAGCACCGACTGGATACCGGTCACGGACGGCCTCACCGGGCCCATGGCCGCCATCCGCCGCTTCTCCAGTTTCCGCGCGGGGATCACCGCGGCAGAGCCTCCCCTGGCGTATGACACCCGGCTGGCGGGACGCTCGGTCTGGAACACCAAATGGCTGCTCATCATTCCTGGCGGCTCCATGCTGAATGACGGGAACAAGGCCCTCGACCAGTTCATCAACCGCGTCACTGACATCAAGCTTCACCTCGACACCTATGGCTACTCCGGAAACTAAATCCCCCAGGCTCTTCGTCGCCGCGATGCTGGGGGCCATGGCTCTGCAGCCTCTCCATGCAGAGGTCCCCGAACCGGAAACCGTCTTCTACGGGAAGATCGTCAACCGCAGTTCAGGGCAGATGTATCAGGTGACCAGCGGCACCCTGCAAGTGACGGTGGCGGGGGAAGGTATCCCGGCGGTGGAGCTGACCTCCCAGATCCAGCCGCATGCGGATGGCAAATACTCGTATGTGCTGAAGATGCCGCACCAGGCGAAGTCCCTGGACCTGAACGTGGAAGCCGGGCAGCTGCCGCTGCACACTTCCGACCGGGGTTTTGAAAACATCAGCATCCGGGTGGATGGCCAGGTGGCCCGCCCGCTGGGCAGCAACAGCACTTTGTTTACTGCCTCCCAGCCCAAGCGTGGGGAGGCCCACCGCCTGGATCTGGAGGTCTTCACTGACCTGGAGGATACCGATGAAGACGGCATCCCGGACTGGTGGGAGGAGCTTTATGGCCTGGACAAACAGGACCCGCTGGACGCCGCCGAACGGTGGGGTGACAATTTTTATACGTATCGTCAAGCCTATGATCTGGGGCTGAATCCCCTGACGGATGATCGTGTGCCGGCTCTGCTGACTTCCGAAGTGCTGATCATGGAAAACGGCGCCACCGGGCTGCTGTTGCGCACCGTCGCCTCCACCAGCACGCCGGCCCAGATCGTCTATCGCATCACCAGTCTGCCGGATGGCGGAGATCTGGTTTTGCGCAATGCCCGGCCGGATCCTGTGCGCTCCCACCGGAAGCTGCTGGAAGGGGAATCCTTTTCCCAGGCCGATCTTGATGCCGGGCTGGTGGAGTTTATTCATGAGGATCCTACGGTGAGCACCACCGCGCTGGAAGTGGCCATCAGCAGCAGTGACCCGGAGATGGAGCCTGTGGAGGGAGAGGTGGCTTTTAATGTTTACCGGCCTGTTGCAGCCGAAGGGCGCGGGGGTGAAGCCTGGTTGAGTGAAACCTTTTCTTTGCGGAAGAATGACAGTGTCCTGGGCATCTGGACGCGGCGTGCCACGGAGGCCTTTGCCGATGACTGGACCGGGGGCGCGCTGCAGCAGGACTGGATCGCCGCTTTTCTTCTGGCGCGCTGGCATGGCTACACCGTCTGGGACGGCACAGCGGAAATGCCTGCGCGCAACATCGCCGTGCCGAGTGCCGGGATGTCGGCTGCGGATTATAAAAAGTCCTTCGTCAAGAGCTTTGGCCCGGCACGCAAGCACGTGCTTTTTGCGGGTCATGGCGAAAGCCGGATCGAGGGCGGCATGAATGATGATGTGCTCATCGCCGGCAACCTGAAAACTGCCCTGAAAGGCAACGCCGGGGCGGACATTTTTGTGGTCTCGGAAAACCAGACGACGATTGAAGACTACAAGTCTGCTGAAGGGGATCTCCTGGATCTGAGCCGCATCCTGAAGGGATGGCCCGGACCGCTGGATGAAAAGATGGAGATCAGTCTGAATGCCGGCAACACCTGGCTGACCTTCGCCCTGTCGGATGAGGATGAGGCAGTGGTCATTCTGAAAGGCCTCAATCTCACGGCCAAGCAGGTGGAGGCTCTCCGGAAGAAGGGCCGCTTCTTCAGCGGTGCGCAGGCCGGGGCTGCGCTGGCGACCAACCGTTCTCCAGAGGCGGTGGCCGATGAGGGTTATGTCGTTGCAGGCCAGCCGGTCTCCATCTCCGTGCTGGCCAATGACTATGATCCAGACGGTGATTCCCTGACCCTGTCCGGTGTCACCCAGGGAACCGCAGGCACAGTGCAGATTCTCAACAGCGTTGTGGTCTATCAGCCAGGACCTGGATTTGCAGGCTCGGATTCATTTACCTATACGGTGAACGACGGACGCAATGGAACGGCCACCGGCAAGGTGGCCATCTCGTATCCGTATCCTGCTGCCGCAGGCACCTACATCACTCTGGCGTTTGACACTGAAGGCGCACCCATCGGTCAGCTGACACTGACGCTGCTGCGCACGGGTCATTTTTCTGCGAAGCTTAACTTCGGCGGAATCAACTACGCGGGCAAAGGCGTCTTCGGTGCCAGCGGCGCTGCCTTGGTGACGCTGAAAGGCGGCAAAGGGACGGTGGATGTGGCGCTCACCATTGACCTGGGCGACCCGGAGTATCCGCTCACGGGCACTGTGACGGGTGGGACTCTCGCAGGCACGCTGGCCGTCTCGTTTGCCACTGCCAATGCCAGGCTGGCTCCGACGGTGATCAAGCGATATACCGTCATGGCGCAGCCACCGGAGGGTGACACGGCGTTGCGAGGGCACAGCATCGCGACGATGACCGTCTCCAAGACCTACATCGCCAAGATCGCAGGCAGGCTGGCCGATGGCACAGCCTTCACGGCGTCCAGCAAACAGGACAAGACGGGCGGCATCCACTGGACCCGCAAACTGTATAAAGGTGGCGGCTGGGTGCTGGGCCAGATGTCGGTGGCTGACAGCGGCGGGCAGGAACCCACGGCTGCACTGAAGTGGTCCAAACCGGACGGTGCTGAGCCCGCCTTTGTCGCCGCTCTGCCTGCGCAAATCAGCCTATACTTGCCGCCGACTGCGACCACCGTCAGCGTTTTCGATTTCCCCAATGGCACTGACCGGAAGGTGGACTTTGAGATGCAGGACGGAGGATTGTTGCTGCCTGTTGAGCAAGTGTTGACCCTTGGCAACAGTGACCGTGTCACGCCGGTGCTCCCGGTGAAAAAGCTGGCCATCAAACGGCCCAGCGGCCTGTTCACAGGTACTGCCCTCGTGGACGGGGCCTCGTATCCGGTTCAGGGGGTGATTCTTCAAAATGCCAATGCCGGGTATGGCTTCTTCCTCAACGCGCCCTCCTCGGGCTCTGTGAAACTGCTCCCCAAATGATGTGCCGGGTGATTCCAATGACAAGGGTTCTGGCCTTTGCCGCAGGTGCGGGACTGGTGGTGCTTACCGGCTGCTCCCGGCAGGCCCATGAAGAGGGGGCCGTGCTGGCGCGCGTGGGCGATGTGTCGTTGAGTGATGGGGATTTCAAACAGCTGCTCCAGCTTCAGGAACGCATCCGCCCCAATGAGACCGAGGCCGATCCGAAAGCGGTGCTGCAGGAATGGGTGGACCGTGAAGTGCTGGTGCAAAATGCCGTCAAGGCAGGCGTGAGGGAGGATCCCAAAGTGCAGGAAATGATCCGCGACCTGCTGATCGCCGAATACAAGCAGCGGCAGCTCGTGCCTGAGCTGGAGGCCGTGACGGTGACCGAAGAGGAGATCAAGGCTGCTTACGAAGAACAACAAAACCAATTCATCATGCCTGAACGGGTGAGGCTGGCGATCCTGTTTTTAAGCTCCTCTTCCCGGGCCGAAGGTGAGGATGCTTTGGCCCCCCGCAGGCGGTTGCAATCCGCCCTGGACATGGCCAGACAGGCTGAACCCGAGGCCAAGGCCGGTGCACGCAAGGACTTCGGCGCCCTGGCTGCCTCTTTTTCCGAGGACCAGGAAACCCGGTATCGTGGCGGGGACATCGGCTGGGTGGAGCGGGAGCGTTTTCCGGCACGGCTGGACCCGGTGGTGATCGAGACCGGGTTCGCCCTCACAGAGCCCGGCCAGTACAGTGATGTCATCATCGGCCGTGCAGGGTTTTATGTGGTGAAACTTTTGGACCGGAAGCCGGCCGCCCCGGTGCCGCTGGCGCAGGCCACGCCGACGCTCACGCATCAGCTGACCGAGAAGAAAAAAGCCCAAGTGCAGACCCATTTTGAGACCGGCCTCCGTGAGGGGCTGACTGTCGAGATTCACCCAGAGCGGCTCCAAGGCCTCCATGCGGCCATTGCCGAAAAAACCCCTCCATCCATTCCATGAGCGTATCCATGAAACTGTTTCTCCTCATCCTCGCCGGGATGTGCCACCTGCTGCCGGCCACGGCGGCAGGGGTCAACGTGCGTGAGGATTTTGAATCGAATGCGGGCGGCTTTACGACCAGCAGCCTGAACTCCTGGAAGTGGGGTGCGACCACCTCACCTGAAGGACCTGGGCAGGCGCACTCGGGCACACAGGTGTGGGGCACGAATCTGACTGGAAGCTATGCAGCCGATCTCAATGCGGACCTGCTTTCCCCCATGTATGACCTCAGCGCGGCGGCGGGCCAGCATGTGATCCTGCATTGGTGGCAGTTCCTTGTCACTGAAGAGATCTATGATTATGCCGAGGTGCAGGTCTCCAAGGACGGTGGTGGGACGTGGCAGACCGTGGCCGGGCCGCGGGATGGAGCGGTCAGCGCGGAGTGGCAGCAGCAGACGGTTCTGCTGGACCCTTCCTATGCGACGGCGCAGTTCCAGATCCGTTTCATTCTGGTCACCGACCACAGCACGGCTGAAGGCGGTTTTTTCATTGATGACATCCGCATCGCAACGGCGGAATTTGAGCCGGCGACTGCCGTTCAGGACTTTGAGACCGATGATGGCGGCTATGTGGCGGACGGCGTGAATTCCTCCTGGGAATATGGCACGCCTGTATCTGCCCCTGGCGGTGCCTTTTCCGGGGCTGCTGCCTGGGCCACGAACCTGAACGGCTTCTACAATGCCGATGAGGACAGCACCCTCACCTCCCCGGCACTGGATCTCTCCAGTGCTGCAGGAAAGCTGCTGGCCCTCAGCTGGCAGCAGTTTTTCGAAACCGAGGAAAACTATGACCTGGTGACCGTCGAAATATCCGCCGATGGCGGCACGGAATGGACGCCTGCCAGCACCAGCAGCGGTGCGCTGAGTACTGACGGCTGGATGCCGCAGCATGTCATCATCCCGTCCAGTTTTGCGACTTCGACCTTCCGGCTGCGCTTCCGGCTGCAAAGTGACGAGGCCTACCAGTATGCGGGCGTGGCCCTTGATGACATTTC from Prosthecobacter sp. SYSU 5D2 carries:
- a CDS encoding Ig-like domain-containing protein, whose product is MATPETKSPRLFVAAMLGAMALQPLHAEVPEPETVFYGKIVNRSSGQMYQVTSGTLQVTVAGEGIPAVELTSQIQPHADGKYSYVLKMPHQAKSLDLNVEAGQLPLHTSDRGFENISIRVDGQVARPLGSNSTLFTASQPKRGEAHRLDLEVFTDLEDTDEDGIPDWWEELYGLDKQDPLDAAERWGDNFYTYRQAYDLGLNPLTDDRVPALLTSEVLIMENGATGLLLRTVASTSTPAQIVYRITSLPDGGDLVLRNARPDPVRSHRKLLEGESFSQADLDAGLVEFIHEDPTVSTTALEVAISSSDPEMEPVEGEVAFNVYRPVAAEGRGGEAWLSETFSLRKNDSVLGIWTRRATEAFADDWTGGALQQDWIAAFLLARWHGYTVWDGTAEMPARNIAVPSAGMSAADYKKSFVKSFGPARKHVLFAGHGESRIEGGMNDDVLIAGNLKTALKGNAGADIFVVSENQTTIEDYKSAEGDLLDLSRILKGWPGPLDEKMEISLNAGNTWLTFALSDEDEAVVILKGLNLTAKQVEALRKKGRFFSGAQAGAALATNRSPEAVADEGYVVAGQPVSISVLANDYDPDGDSLTLSGVTQGTAGTVQILNSVVVYQPGPGFAGSDSFTYTVNDGRNGTATGKVAISYPYPAAAGTYITLAFDTEGAPIGQLTLTLLRTGHFSAKLNFGGINYAGKGVFGASGAALVTLKGGKGTVDVALTIDLGDPEYPLTGTVTGGTLAGTLAVSFATANARLAPTVIKRYTVMAQPPEGDTALRGHSIATMTVSKTYIAKIAGRLADGTAFTASSKQDKTGGIHWTRKLYKGGGWVLGQMSVADSGGQEPTAALKWSKPDGAEPAFVAALPAQISLYLPPTATTVSVFDFPNGTDRKVDFEMQDGGLLLPVEQVLTLGNSDRVTPVLPVKKLAIKRPSGLFTGTALVDGASYPVQGVILQNANAGYGFFLNAPSSGSVKLLPK
- a CDS encoding peptidyl-prolyl cis-trans isomerase, with translation MTRVLAFAAGAGLVVLTGCSRQAHEEGAVLARVGDVSLSDGDFKQLLQLQERIRPNETEADPKAVLQEWVDREVLVQNAVKAGVREDPKVQEMIRDLLIAEYKQRQLVPELEAVTVTEEEIKAAYEEQQNQFIMPERVRLAILFLSSSSRAEGEDALAPRRRLQSALDMARQAEPEAKAGARKDFGALAASFSEDQETRYRGGDIGWVERERFPARLDPVVIETGFALTEPGQYSDVIIGRAGFYVVKLLDRKPAAPVPLAQATPTLTHQLTEKKKAQVQTHFETGLREGLTVEIHPERLQGLHAAIAEKTPPSIP